One Lutra lutra chromosome 7, mLutLut1.2, whole genome shotgun sequence DNA window includes the following coding sequences:
- the SSTR1 gene encoding somatostatin receptor type 1 isoform X1 produces MFPNGTASSPSSPSPSPGSCGEDGGSRGPGAGAADGMEEPGRNASQNGTLSEGQGSAILISFIYSVVCLVGLCGNSMVIYVILRYAKMKTATNIYILNLAIADELLMLSVPFLVTSTLLRHWPFGALLCRLVLSVDAVNMFTSIYCLTVLSVDRYVAVVHPIKAARYRRPTVAKVVNLGVWVLSLLVILPIVVFSRTAANSDGTVACNMLMPEPAQRWLVGFVLYTFLMGFLLPVGAICLCYVLIIAKMRMVALKAGWQQRKRSERKITLMVMMVVMVFVICWMPFYVVQLVNVFAEQDDATVSQLSVILGYANSCANPILYGFLSDNFKRSFQRILCLSWMDNAAEEPVDYYATALKSRAYSVEDFQPENLESGGGVFRNGTCTSRITTL; encoded by the coding sequence ATGTTCCCCAATGGCactgcctcctctccttcctctcctagcCCCAGCCCGGGCAGCTGCGGCGAAGACGGCGGCAGCAGGGGCCCCGGGGCCGGCGCTGCGGACGGCATGGAGGAGCCAGGGCGAAATGCGTCCCAGAACGGGACCTTGAGCGAGGGCCAGGGCAGCGCCATCCTCATCTCTTTCATCTACTCCGTGGTGTGCCTGGTGGGGTTGTGTGGTAACTCCATGGTCATCTACGTGATCCTCCGCTACGCCAAAATGAAGACGGCCACCAACATCTACATCCTGAATCTGGCCATCGCCGATGAGCTGCTCATGCTCAGTGTGCCATTCCTGGTCACCTCCACGTTGCTTCGCCACTGGCCCTTCGGCGCGCTGCTCTGCCGCCTCGTGCTCAGCGTGGACGCAGTCAACATGTTCACCAGCATCTACTGTCTGACTGTGCTTAGCGTGGACCGGTACGTGGCCGTAGTGCACCCCATCAAGGCAGCACGCTACCGCCGGCCCACCGTGGCCAAGGTAGTGAATCTGGGCGTATGGGTGCTATCGCTGCTTGTCATTCTGCCCATTGTGGTCTTCTCACGCACAGCGGCCAACAGTGATGGCACGGTGGCCTGCAACATGCTCATGCCTGAGCCCGCTCAGCGCTGGCTAGTGGGCTTCGTGTTGTACACATTTCTCATGGGCTTCCTGCTGCCCGTCGGGGCCATCTGCCTGTGCTACGTGCTCATCATCGCCAAAATGCGCATGGTGGCCCTCAAGGCCGGCTGGCAGCAGCGCAAGCGCTCGGAGCGCAAGATCACcctaatggtgatgatggtggtgatggtgtttgTCATCTGCTGGATGCCTTTCTATGTAGTGCAGTTGGTCAACGTGTTTGCGGAGCAGGACGACGCCACGGTGAGCCAGCTGTCGGTCATCCTGGGCTACGCTAACAGCTGTGCCAATCCCATCCTCTATGGCTTCCTTTCGGACAACTTCAAGCGCTCCTTCCAGCGCATCCTCTGCCTCAGCTGGATGGACAACGCCGCCGAGGAGCCTGTCGACTACTACGCTACCGCCCTCAAGAGCCGCGCTTACAGCGTGGAGGACTTCCAGCCGGAGAACCTCGAGTCCGGAGGCGGTGTCTTCCGTAATGGCACCTGCACGTCTCGGATCACGACACTCTGA
- the SSTR1 gene encoding somatostatin receptor type 1 isoform X2, whose translation MEEPGRNASQNGTLSEGQGSAILISFIYSVVCLVGLCGNSMVIYVILRYAKMKTATNIYILNLAIADELLMLSVPFLVTSTLLRHWPFGALLCRLVLSVDAVNMFTSIYCLTVLSVDRYVAVVHPIKAARYRRPTVAKVVNLGVWVLSLLVILPIVVFSRTAANSDGTVACNMLMPEPAQRWLVGFVLYTFLMGFLLPVGAICLCYVLIIAKMRMVALKAGWQQRKRSERKITLMVMMVVMVFVICWMPFYVVQLVNVFAEQDDATVSQLSVILGYANSCANPILYGFLSDNFKRSFQRILCLSWMDNAAEEPVDYYATALKSRAYSVEDFQPENLESGGGVFRNGTCTSRITTL comes from the coding sequence ATGGAGGAGCCAGGGCGAAATGCGTCCCAGAACGGGACCTTGAGCGAGGGCCAGGGCAGCGCCATCCTCATCTCTTTCATCTACTCCGTGGTGTGCCTGGTGGGGTTGTGTGGTAACTCCATGGTCATCTACGTGATCCTCCGCTACGCCAAAATGAAGACGGCCACCAACATCTACATCCTGAATCTGGCCATCGCCGATGAGCTGCTCATGCTCAGTGTGCCATTCCTGGTCACCTCCACGTTGCTTCGCCACTGGCCCTTCGGCGCGCTGCTCTGCCGCCTCGTGCTCAGCGTGGACGCAGTCAACATGTTCACCAGCATCTACTGTCTGACTGTGCTTAGCGTGGACCGGTACGTGGCCGTAGTGCACCCCATCAAGGCAGCACGCTACCGCCGGCCCACCGTGGCCAAGGTAGTGAATCTGGGCGTATGGGTGCTATCGCTGCTTGTCATTCTGCCCATTGTGGTCTTCTCACGCACAGCGGCCAACAGTGATGGCACGGTGGCCTGCAACATGCTCATGCCTGAGCCCGCTCAGCGCTGGCTAGTGGGCTTCGTGTTGTACACATTTCTCATGGGCTTCCTGCTGCCCGTCGGGGCCATCTGCCTGTGCTACGTGCTCATCATCGCCAAAATGCGCATGGTGGCCCTCAAGGCCGGCTGGCAGCAGCGCAAGCGCTCGGAGCGCAAGATCACcctaatggtgatgatggtggtgatggtgtttgTCATCTGCTGGATGCCTTTCTATGTAGTGCAGTTGGTCAACGTGTTTGCGGAGCAGGACGACGCCACGGTGAGCCAGCTGTCGGTCATCCTGGGCTACGCTAACAGCTGTGCCAATCCCATCCTCTATGGCTTCCTTTCGGACAACTTCAAGCGCTCCTTCCAGCGCATCCTCTGCCTCAGCTGGATGGACAACGCCGCCGAGGAGCCTGTCGACTACTACGCTACCGCCCTCAAGAGCCGCGCTTACAGCGTGGAGGACTTCCAGCCGGAGAACCTCGAGTCCGGAGGCGGTGTCTTCCGTAATGGCACCTGCACGTCTCGGATCACGACACTCTGA